A genomic window from Gemmatimonadaceae bacterium includes:
- a CDS encoding ATP-binding protein encodes MTAPPILGRVVATERKPNTPHEFHFWTALDAPVGIGTIVRVESERPVGGVLPVVYGVVTEGFGYTDLQTPLHDVLGADGVPGRSAIAPTERTEIRLYTAAVLRHVPEEPLQPVPMGTVHLATEADVQAALRMESYLQPGASRGIPIGLYRAGGTQAAVHLDADFLLGPEAAHLSISGVSGLATKTSAVEWLLGSIFAHFPAEKGGVAAVCFNVKGPDLCFLDQPASALSDDERTMYETMGVPAAPFTNVRYFAPWTAKGFQLATLRSNDALQDNVQPLTWGLRETLQYAEVLLNKDDVDAKADALIDFIKERVLDQVFTDPLFEAGIEVRSFADLERWFSTLLRGMEGKNADVWRTHHVATIRKVRNRLSNISTRCRGLVTDDGSVSDLPFGEFEDRAVYVVDVANLEEDAQDLVFARVVSQLREHLEKRQLGVSQVVVFVDELNKYAPADGPDTYVRKMLLDIAERGRYLGLVLFGAQQFRSQVHRRVVGNSGTAVFGRMDPDELATPGYQTLAPAIKGRLATLEKGQLMVRHPHFGQPIFVRFPRPAVLTGREGVERFPPAEDLPLDAAVTKALRRLDPAITLSWVQDCIALAGDSEDEILRARNRTLQTRPDDVKAFFKAQLRKRVAAAPAARRGPAPLRPPPPDDDPYGG; translated from the coding sequence ATGACCGCCCCACCAATCCTCGGCCGCGTCGTCGCCACTGAGCGCAAGCCGAATACGCCGCACGAGTTCCACTTTTGGACCGCCCTCGACGCCCCGGTGGGCATCGGGACCATCGTGCGCGTGGAGTCGGAGCGTCCCGTGGGCGGAGTGCTGCCCGTGGTGTACGGCGTCGTCACCGAAGGTTTCGGCTACACGGACCTGCAGACGCCGCTGCACGACGTGCTCGGTGCCGACGGGGTGCCCGGCCGCAGCGCCATCGCGCCGACCGAGCGCACCGAGATCCGGCTCTACACGGCCGCCGTCCTCCGCCACGTACCCGAGGAGCCGCTGCAGCCGGTGCCGATGGGCACGGTGCACCTGGCCACCGAGGCCGACGTGCAGGCGGCGCTGCGGATGGAGAGCTACCTGCAGCCCGGCGCCTCGCGCGGCATCCCGATCGGGCTGTACCGGGCCGGTGGCACGCAGGCGGCGGTGCACCTCGATGCTGATTTCTTGCTCGGTCCCGAGGCAGCGCACCTCAGCATCAGCGGCGTCTCCGGCCTCGCGACCAAGACCAGCGCGGTCGAATGGCTGTTGGGCAGCATCTTCGCGCACTTCCCGGCCGAGAAGGGCGGCGTCGCCGCGGTGTGCTTCAACGTGAAGGGCCCGGACCTGTGCTTCCTCGACCAACCGGCGTCAGCGCTCTCCGACGACGAACGCACGATGTACGAGACGATGGGCGTGCCGGCCGCGCCCTTCACCAACGTGCGCTACTTCGCACCGTGGACGGCCAAGGGTTTCCAGTTGGCGACGCTGCGGTCGAACGACGCATTGCAGGACAACGTCCAGCCGCTGACCTGGGGCCTGCGGGAGACGCTGCAGTACGCCGAGGTGCTGCTCAACAAGGACGACGTCGACGCCAAGGCCGACGCGCTGATCGACTTCATCAAGGAGCGCGTCCTCGACCAGGTGTTCACCGATCCGCTCTTCGAGGCCGGCATCGAGGTCCGGAGCTTCGCCGACCTCGAACGCTGGTTCTCGACGTTGCTGCGCGGGATGGAAGGCAAGAACGCCGACGTGTGGCGCACGCACCACGTCGCGACGATCCGGAAGGTGCGCAACCGGCTGAGCAACATCTCGACGCGCTGCCGTGGCCTCGTCACCGACGACGGCTCGGTGAGCGACCTGCCCTTCGGCGAGTTCGAGGACCGCGCGGTGTACGTCGTGGACGTGGCCAACCTCGAGGAGGACGCGCAGGACCTCGTGTTCGCGCGTGTCGTCTCGCAGCTGCGCGAGCATCTCGAGAAGCGGCAGTTGGGCGTCTCGCAGGTCGTCGTGTTCGTGGACGAACTCAACAAGTACGCCCCGGCCGACGGCCCTGACACCTACGTGCGCAAGATGCTGCTCGATATCGCCGAGCGTGGGCGCTACTTGGGCCTCGTGCTCTTCGGCGCCCAGCAGTTCCGCTCGCAGGTCCACCGCCGCGTGGTGGGCAACAGCGGCACGGCGGTGTTCGGGCGGATGGATCCGGACGAGCTGGCCACGCCGGGCTACCAGACGCTGGCCCCCGCCATCAAAGGGCGGCTGGCGACGCTGGAGAAGGGCCAGCTGATGGTGCGGCATCCGCACTTCGGGCAGCCGATCTTCGTGCGGTTCCCGCGGCCGGCGGTGCTCACCGGGCGCGAGGGCGTGGAGCGCTTTCCGCCCGCCGAGGACCTGCCGCTGGACGCGGCGGTGACCAAGGCCCTGCGACGGCTCGACCCCGCCATCACGCTGAGCTGGGTGCAGGACTGTATCGCCCTCGCCGGGGACAGCGAGGACGAGATCCTCCGCGCCCGCAACCGCACGCTGCAGACCCGCCCGGACGACGTCAAAGCGTTCTTCAAGGCCCAGCTGCGCAAGCGCGTAGCGGCTGCGCCGGCCGCGCGCCGTGGCCCTGCGCCGCTGCGTCCGCCGCCGCCGGACGACGACCCCTACGGCGGCTGA
- a CDS encoding HEAT repeat domain-containing protein, translating to MRQVILLLLVGSSLSAQDIASRVAAVGSGTVRMHFASDPGVCGNGRGSIRVRGTEGRSTVHNSGSIDARGRRAEWEDECESGPVRVALDVENRRVMALRSYVGGSWRGRPDADLGEVPAEQAVAYLMQLAATAEGRVAKDAILPAMLAEGPSPDREILAIAKDEGRPRDVRTGATFWLSQSAGARVTEGLQELLDDPERQVRESAVFALSQRPNDESVPALIRLARSHRDPQIRRTAVFWLGQKRDPRALAYFEEVLAP from the coding sequence ATGCGTCAGGTGATTCTGCTACTTCTGGTCGGCTCGTCGCTGTCGGCGCAGGACATTGCCTCGCGCGTCGCGGCGGTGGGGAGTGGGACGGTGCGGATGCACTTTGCGTCGGACCCGGGCGTGTGTGGCAATGGGCGCGGCAGCATCCGCGTGCGCGGTACCGAGGGCCGCTCCACGGTGCACAATTCCGGCTCGATCGACGCCCGAGGGCGCCGCGCCGAGTGGGAGGACGAGTGCGAGTCCGGCCCGGTGCGCGTGGCGCTGGACGTCGAGAACCGCCGCGTGATGGCGCTGCGCAGTTACGTGGGTGGCTCGTGGCGCGGCAGGCCCGACGCTGACCTTGGCGAAGTGCCGGCGGAGCAGGCCGTCGCGTACCTGATGCAATTGGCGGCGACGGCGGAGGGGCGCGTGGCGAAGGACGCCATCCTGCCGGCGATGCTCGCCGAGGGGCCGTCGCCCGACCGCGAGATCCTCGCCATCGCAAAGGACGAGGGCCGTCCGCGCGACGTCCGCACCGGCGCGACGTTCTGGCTCTCGCAGAGCGCGGGCGCACGGGTCACGGAGGGCCTCCAGGAGCTGCTCGACGATCCTGAGCGACAGGTGCGTGAGAGCGCCGTCTTCGCACTCTCACAGCGGCCCAACGATGAGAGCGTGCCCGCGCTGATTCGCCTGGCCCGCTCGCATCGTGACCCGCAGATCCGCCGCACGGCGGTGTTCTGGCTGGGTCAGAAGCGTGATCCGCGGGCGTTGGCGTACTTCGAAGAGGTGCTGGCGCCCTAG
- a CDS encoding pyridoxal phosphate-dependent aminotransferase, whose amino-acid sequence MEYTPLSFTPSANIAELRESATIAVSQRAKALKAQGREVIDLGAGEPDFGTPGPVIEAAKRALDEGATRYTAVEGILSLRQAIAAAGNARYTGPDPIAASDVVVSCGSKQSLYNACVTLFGPGDEVLVPTPSWTSYYEMVGLARATAVEVHGDPARGYKVDVERLERHATPRTRGLMLNSPSNPTGAVYARDELRAILELASSRGWWVISDEIYQHISYDGPAPGALDVAARRDNLIVVNGVAKAWAMTGWRVGWTISPAAVAKAMTALQSHTTSNTATVAQYAALAALTLGEPVDATVRAMVAEFRKRRDAALPILKASRALTVLAPEGAFYFYVKVPGAGAVPDAGAAFCQRLLEEAGVAIVPGSAFRTPDWVRISYAADEAQVVEACRRIAATADAMA is encoded by the coding sequence ATGGAATATACTCCGCTTTCATTCACGCCGTCGGCCAATATCGCGGAGTTGCGCGAGTCGGCTACCATCGCTGTCTCGCAACGGGCCAAGGCGCTGAAGGCGCAAGGTCGCGAAGTCATCGATCTCGGGGCGGGGGAGCCCGACTTCGGCACGCCTGGTCCGGTGATAGAAGCCGCGAAACGGGCGCTGGACGAGGGCGCGACGCGCTACACGGCGGTGGAAGGCATCCTTTCGCTGCGGCAGGCGATCGCCGCCGCCGGCAACGCGCGCTACACCGGTCCGGACCCCATCGCCGCCAGTGACGTTGTCGTGTCCTGCGGCTCAAAGCAGTCGCTGTACAACGCTTGCGTGACGCTCTTCGGCCCCGGCGACGAGGTGCTGGTCCCAACGCCGAGCTGGACGAGCTACTACGAGATGGTCGGCTTGGCGCGCGCCACCGCCGTGGAAGTGCACGGCGACCCGGCGCGCGGCTACAAAGTGGATGTCGAGCGCCTCGAGCGGCACGCGACGCCGCGCACGCGAGGGCTGATGCTCAACTCGCCGTCGAATCCGACGGGTGCCGTCTACGCGCGCGACGAGCTGCGGGCCATCCTCGAACTCGCGTCGTCACGCGGATGGTGGGTGATCAGCGACGAGATTTACCAGCACATCAGCTACGACGGTCCGGCACCGGGTGCGCTCGACGTCGCCGCGCGCCGCGACAACCTCATCGTCGTCAACGGCGTAGCCAAGGCCTGGGCGATGACCGGGTGGCGCGTAGGTTGGACGATCTCGCCCGCGGCCGTCGCCAAGGCGATGACGGCGCTGCAGTCGCACACGACCTCCAACACGGCCACGGTGGCCCAGTACGCCGCGCTGGCGGCGCTCACGCTGGGCGAACCGGTGGACGCGACGGTGCGCGCGATGGTGGCCGAGTTCCGGAAGCGCCGCGATGCGGCGCTGCCGATCCTCAAGGCCTCGCGGGCCCTGACGGTGCTCGCGCCGGAGGGGGCGTTCTACTTCTATGTGAAGGTGCCCGGCGCCGGTGCCGTGCCTGACGCGGGCGCGGCGTTCTGCCAGCGGCTCCTCGAGGAGGCCGGCGTTGCCATCGTCCCGGGCTCGGCGTTCCGCACTCCCGATTGGGTGCGGATCTCGTACGCCGCCGACGAGGCGCAGGTGGTCGAAGCCTGCCGCCGCATCGCCGCGACCGCGGACGCGATGGCGTGA
- a CDS encoding thymidine kinase: MSGALQLTGGWVEVIAGVMFSGKSEELMRRVRRSIIAKKRVQVFKSHLDDRYAGGVFAVGSHDGRTLEAIPVDSSQQIALRLDPLAQVVAIDEVQFLDQGIVRLACDLALRGRRVILAGTDTDFRGEPFGPMAPLMCVAEVVDKLHAICVLCGAPASRNQRLIGGKPAPYDSPVVMVGAAESYEARCRACHAIERGDESQLRLETEDG; encoded by the coding sequence GTGAGCGGGGCTCTCCAGCTCACCGGCGGCTGGGTCGAGGTCATCGCCGGCGTGATGTTCAGCGGCAAGAGCGAGGAGTTGATGCGTCGCGTACGCCGTTCGATCATCGCCAAGAAGCGCGTCCAGGTGTTTAAGTCGCACCTGGACGACCGCTACGCCGGCGGCGTCTTCGCCGTCGGCTCGCACGACGGTCGCACGCTCGAGGCCATTCCCGTGGATTCGTCGCAGCAGATCGCGCTGCGGCTGGATCCGCTGGCGCAGGTCGTGGCCATCGACGAGGTGCAGTTCCTCGACCAGGGCATCGTGCGGCTCGCCTGCGACCTCGCGCTGCGCGGACGCCGCGTCATCCTCGCCGGCACCGACACCGACTTCCGCGGCGAACCCTTCGGCCCGATGGCGCCGCTGATGTGCGTCGCCGAGGTGGTGGACAAGCTGCACGCCATCTGCGTGCTCTGCGGCGCGCCGGCCAGCCGCAACCAGCGCCTCATCGGCGGCAAGCCGGCGCCCTACGACTCCCCGGTGGTGATGGTGGGCGCGGCGGAGTCCTACGAGGCGCGCTGCAGGGCCTGCCACGCGATCGAGCGTGGGGATGAGTCGCAGCTGAGGCTAGAGACTGAAGACGGATGA
- a CDS encoding HEAT repeat domain-containing protein: protein MKLLTLSLLAALGIGTATDAISRPDPLATSRHIPAASWAPADTADSLWRQGRIAIADERWRDAARSFERLVERYPNSAYAGDALYWQAFALQRSGGNTEIRRAVEVLELQHEKHEQSATYVSGESSALLRRLQGRLARSGDAASAAAIAEIAASAAGIAAHAMAEVMPVVAEELRRAQPEIQAEVAREMAAARAEMAQARAEMATGLRSGAQARRGGRDEIPPGCEGVVDDERIEALNALMQMNSDQAMPVLRRVLERRDRCSEVLRRKAVFIVSQRRGDEAAEILVNVARNDPDRTTRSEAVFWLSQTNSPRAVEVLEQILLRDTPDAEMQKRAIFSLSQTRSSRAATILRDFVRRREASNELRGEAIFWLGQNGGGDNSQFLRELFPSLDNDELRDKVLFSVAQRRSPENAAWLLGRAKDRQLSATLRKSALFWASQSGGATVADLSEIYDNSRDDTELRGQVIFALSQRRNDRAAVDKLLQIASREEDRELRRQAVFWLGQSRDPRAVQALDEIINKPY from the coding sequence ATGAAGCTCCTGACTCTCTCGCTCCTCGCGGCACTCGGCATCGGGACGGCCACCGACGCCATTTCGCGCCCCGACCCGCTCGCCACGTCGCGGCACATCCCGGCGGCCAGCTGGGCGCCGGCCGACACGGCCGACTCACTCTGGCGCCAAGGCCGCATCGCCATCGCCGACGAACGCTGGCGCGACGCCGCGCGCAGCTTCGAGCGCCTGGTGGAGCGGTATCCGAACTCCGCGTACGCCGGTGACGCGCTCTATTGGCAGGCCTTCGCGTTGCAGCGTTCTGGCGGCAACACGGAGATCCGCCGCGCGGTCGAGGTACTGGAACTGCAGCACGAGAAGCACGAGCAGAGCGCGACGTACGTCTCTGGCGAGTCCAGCGCCCTGCTGCGGCGTCTGCAGGGTCGGTTGGCGCGCAGCGGTGATGCCGCCTCCGCGGCAGCCATCGCCGAGATCGCGGCCTCGGCGGCGGGGATTGCCGCGCACGCGATGGCGGAAGTGATGCCGGTGGTCGCCGAGGAACTCCGGCGCGCGCAGCCGGAGATCCAAGCCGAGGTGGCGCGTGAGATGGCGGCGGCTCGGGCGGAGATGGCGCAGGCTCGCGCCGAGATGGCGACGGGCCTGCGGAGCGGCGCACAGGCACGGCGCGGCGGGCGCGACGAGATCCCGCCGGGCTGCGAAGGCGTGGTCGACGATGAACGCATCGAGGCGCTCAACGCCCTGATGCAGATGAACTCCGACCAGGCGATGCCGGTGTTGCGGCGCGTGCTCGAGCGCCGTGACCGCTGCTCGGAGGTCCTGCGCCGCAAGGCGGTGTTCATCGTCTCGCAGCGCCGCGGCGACGAGGCTGCCGAGATCCTGGTGAACGTGGCGCGCAACGACCCGGACCGCACGACGCGCTCGGAGGCGGTGTTCTGGCTCTCGCAGACGAACTCGCCGCGGGCGGTCGAGGTCCTCGAGCAGATCCTGCTCCGCGACACGCCGGACGCGGAGATGCAGAAGCGCGCGATCTTCTCGCTGTCGCAGACGCGCTCGTCGCGCGCCGCCACCATCCTCCGGGACTTCGTGCGGCGTCGCGAGGCCTCCAATGAGCTGCGTGGCGAGGCCATTTTCTGGCTCGGCCAGAACGGCGGCGGCGACAACAGCCAGTTCCTGCGCGAGCTCTTCCCGAGTCTCGACAACGACGAGCTGCGCGACAAGGTGCTCTTCAGCGTGGCGCAGCGCCGCTCGCCCGAGAACGCCGCGTGGCTGCTCGGTCGCGCCAAGGACCGGCAGCTCTCGGCCACCCTGCGGAAGTCGGCGCTGTTCTGGGCCAGCCAGTCGGGTGGCGCGACCGTCGCCGATCTCAGCGAGATCTACGACAACAGCCGGGACGATACCGAGTTGCGTGGCCAGGTGATCTTCGCGCTCTCGCAGCGCCGCAACGATCGCGCGGCGGTGGACAAGCTGCTGCAGATCGCCAGCCGCGAGGAGGACCGCGAGTTGCGCCGCCAGGCGGTGTTCTGGCTGGGGCAGAGCCGCGACCCGCGCGCGGTGCAGGCGCTGGACGAGATCATCAACAAGCCGTACTGA
- a CDS encoding Lrp/AsnC ligand binding domain-containing protein — protein MITTIVLIQAEPKSIPKTAAALAGIDGVTDVYSVSGEWDLIAIVKVAEYEQIAEIVTERFPTVPGLVRTTTLTAFRAYSEADLEQAWDLGVD, from the coding sequence ATGATCACAACCATCGTCCTCATCCAGGCAGAGCCGAAGAGCATCCCGAAGACGGCCGCGGCGCTCGCGGGCATCGACGGCGTCACCGATGTGTACTCGGTGAGCGGCGAGTGGGATCTGATCGCGATCGTGAAGGTCGCGGAGTATGAGCAGATCGCCGAAATCGTGACCGAGCGGTTCCCGACGGTCCCGGGGCTGGTGCGCACGACCACGCTGACCGCGTTTCGCGCCTACTCCGAGGCCGATCTCGAGCAGGCCTGGGACCTCGGCGTCGATTGA
- a CDS encoding DNA repair exonuclease, whose amino-acid sequence MRLVHLSDLHLGFRQFQRSTPAGINQREADVAASFTRAVDRIIALAPQLVLVGGDVFHTVRPTNTAILHAFNQFARLVHALPDCKVIIAAGNHDMPRSTETICILRLFAAPLGIHVADREAKRFTFDDLGVAVLTVPDLPPGSVDLAPDPAYRHNVLLMHGEVQGVLPQAERAEHPDRAAMRIPLADVAKPGWDYVALGHYHVYTKVAEHAYYSGSLDYTSTNPWGELAAERAAKLPGKGMIERDLVTGKQTFHPLPVSRAFADLSPIDGRGKSAADLDVAIQQAVSKLADGVDGKVLRLVLNDVPRHIARELDHKALRELQRRALHFQLDVRKPQTVKREHSGAPGRRASLADTLRESLRARNLAAGVDRDAFVALGLSYLEQAERDEPMATLPGSDG is encoded by the coding sequence GTGCGCCTCGTCCATCTCTCCGACCTCCATCTCGGCTTCCGGCAGTTCCAACGCTCGACGCCGGCCGGGATCAATCAACGCGAAGCTGACGTCGCGGCCTCATTCACGCGGGCCGTGGACCGCATCATCGCGCTCGCGCCGCAACTGGTGCTCGTCGGCGGCGACGTGTTCCACACCGTGCGCCCGACGAACACGGCGATCCTGCACGCGTTCAACCAGTTCGCGCGGTTGGTGCACGCACTGCCCGATTGCAAGGTGATCATCGCCGCCGGCAACCACGATATGCCGCGCAGCACGGAGACGATCTGCATCCTGCGCCTCTTCGCCGCGCCCTTGGGCATCCACGTGGCGGACCGCGAAGCCAAGCGCTTCACCTTCGACGACCTCGGCGTCGCGGTGCTCACCGTGCCCGACCTGCCCCCGGGCAGCGTGGATCTCGCGCCTGATCCTGCGTATCGCCACAACGTCCTGCTGATGCACGGCGAGGTGCAGGGCGTGTTGCCGCAGGCCGAACGTGCCGAGCATCCTGACCGGGCGGCGATGCGCATCCCGCTGGCGGACGTGGCGAAACCGGGCTGGGACTACGTCGCGCTGGGCCACTACCACGTGTACACCAAGGTGGCCGAGCACGCGTACTACTCGGGTTCGCTGGACTACACGAGTACGAACCCCTGGGGCGAACTGGCAGCCGAGCGCGCGGCCAAGCTGCCCGGCAAGGGGATGATCGAGCGCGACCTCGTCACGGGGAAGCAGACCTTCCATCCGCTGCCGGTGTCGCGCGCCTTCGCCGACTTGTCGCCGATCGATGGACGCGGCAAGTCCGCCGCCGACCTCGACGTGGCGATCCAGCAGGCCGTCAGCAAGTTGGCGGACGGCGTGGACGGCAAGGTGCTGCGCCTCGTGCTGAACGACGTGCCGCGGCACATCGCGCGCGAACTGGACCACAAGGCACTGCGCGAGCTGCAGCGCCGCGCGTTGCACTTCCAGCTCGACGTCCGCAAGCCGCAGACGGTGAAACGCGAGCACAGCGGCGCGCCGGGGCGGCGGGCCTCGCTGGCGGACACGCTGCGGGAGTCGCTGCGGGCGCGGAATCTCGCCGCCGGTGTGGACCGCGATGCGTTCGTTGCCCTCGGGCTCAGCTACCTCGAACAGGCGGAGCGCGACGAGCCGATGGCGACGCTGCCGGGGAGCGACGGATGA